Proteins from one Deinococcus misasensis DSM 22328 genomic window:
- a CDS encoding GTP-binding protein gives MIKPLKIVVSGPVGAGKTTFIRSLSETEVVDTDADATEDIGKAKTTIALDFGTMTVDDNPIYLFGTPGQDRFDFMWEVVCEGALGLIMLVSGTRPGDLGRARAILEFITSRIPVPFVIGVTHQDLPKVWRPDDVADYFQLPYDRVFGVNATDGDTCMDVITSIIELANEARNGNPVVQP, from the coding sequence ATGATCAAGCCCCTCAAGATTGTCGTTTCAGGCCCAGTCGGCGCCGGAAAAACCACCTTCATTCGGAGCCTTTCCGAAACAGAAGTGGTGGACACCGATGCAGACGCCACCGAGGACATCGGCAAGGCCAAAACCACCATCGCTCTGGACTTCGGGACCATGACCGTAGACGACAACCCGATCTACCTGTTCGGTACCCCCGGTCAGGACCGCTTCGACTTCATGTGGGAAGTGGTGTGTGAAGGTGCACTGGGTCTGATCATGCTGGTCTCTGGCACCCGTCCCGGTGATTTGGGTCGTGCCCGTGCCATTCTGGAGTTCATCACCTCCCGAATCCCTGTGCCTTTTGTGATTGGTGTGACCCACCAGGATTTGCCCAAAGTCTGGCGTCCAGACGATGTGGCAGATTACTTCCAGCTCCCCTACGACCGTGTGTTCGGGGTCAATGCCACCGACGGCGACACTTGCATGGACGTGATCACTTCCATCATCGAGCTGGCCAATGAAGCCCGCAACGGCAACCCCGTTGTTCAACCCTAA
- the lepB gene encoding signal peptidase I, whose protein sequence is MRSLWDDVIRPWGEAILFAWVITTFLVSMVGVDGNSMMPNLRWGERVVIPKYESWLHRFGVGDFQRGDILVVKPPLDSPGSQMSFLGLWNYRPFFIKRLVAVPGDKVRVSAGEVFVNGKQVNQGNITAFWQEQGCWDTQTEEANHAAALRNAQNQQTTLTEEITVPEGEYFVMGDNRSPGGSEDSRIMGTIPMKDIAGRAALIVWPFIRKADAKFDCNAPAVSREAEKNRVQLSGDWQLNLRLLQRPDGFKAIE, encoded by the coding sequence ATGAGGTCGCTGTGGGACGATGTCATCCGCCCATGGGGTGAAGCGATCCTCTTTGCATGGGTCATCACCACTTTTCTGGTTTCCATGGTGGGTGTGGACGGAAACAGCATGATGCCCAATTTGCGCTGGGGCGAACGGGTGGTCATTCCCAAATACGAAAGCTGGCTGCACCGTTTCGGTGTGGGAGACTTTCAACGTGGAGACATTCTGGTGGTCAAACCCCCTCTGGACTCTCCCGGTTCCCAGATGTCCTTTCTGGGCCTCTGGAACTACCGTCCTTTCTTCATCAAACGTCTGGTTGCCGTGCCCGGAGACAAAGTGCGTGTCTCTGCTGGAGAGGTCTTTGTGAATGGCAAGCAAGTGAATCAGGGCAACATCACTGCGTTCTGGCAGGAACAAGGATGCTGGGACACCCAGACCGAAGAAGCCAACCATGCAGCTGCCCTGCGCAACGCGCAGAACCAGCAAACCACCCTCACCGAAGAAATCACGGTGCCAGAGGGTGAATATTTTGTGATGGGAGACAACCGTTCCCCAGGTGGCAGCGAAGACAGCCGCATCATGGGCACCATCCCCATGAAAGACATCGCTGGGCGGGCGGCATTGATTGTCTGGCCCTTCATTCGCAAGGCCGATGCCAAATTTGACTGCAACGCTCCTGCTGTTTCCAGAGAAGCCGAGAAAAACCGCGTTCAACTCTCTGGCGACTGGCAGTTGAACCTGCGCCTCTTGCAGCGTCCTGACGGCTTCAAAGCCATCGAGTAA
- a CDS encoding DUF503 domain-containing protein: MMLGYIGTYTCTLETTWVRSLKEKRALIKPVTEKLKARYPVTVARLDGLDAHDWETIGVVTLSNDHQWVQDTLRMVSEVMHTSGCEVTNEHTSIVPLEEVMDVPEDPEEPEE; encoded by the coding sequence CTGATGCTCGGGTACATTGGCACCTACACCTGCACCTTGGAAACCACATGGGTGCGTTCTTTGAAAGAGAAACGCGCCCTGATCAAACCGGTCACCGAAAAACTCAAAGCCCGCTATCCGGTCACGGTGGCAAGGCTGGACGGTCTGGACGCCCACGACTGGGAAACCATCGGTGTGGTGACCCTTTCCAATGACCACCAGTGGGTGCAAGACACCCTGCGCATGGTCTCCGAAGTCATGCACACCTCTGGCTGTGAGGTCACGAACGAGCACACCAGCATTGTGCCTCTGGAAGAAGTCATGGACGTTCCTGAAGACCCAGAGGAACCTGAGGAATAA
- a CDS encoding SDR family oxidoreductase, which yields MTRILVTGGTGVLGRQVVKVLQARGITPRVLSRQEASSSPTAVFFKGDLTTGHGLKEALEGVDVVVHCAHNPEQPQKHMLGTQNLLAAMQQANVKHVVLISILGIDRLSLYPYYRAKLQEEKMVQASGIPCTILRAAQFHDFLGFLIEMLVRLPVVLLPRDLRFQPVQVETVAQELAQLALQPPAGQLKDLAGPEVLSLDSLVQSWMLRKGINKRIYTFPLPLPFMQTFRELAVKEVTRKGETWGQWLSGQQTSSNAYQKARG from the coding sequence ATGACCCGAATTCTTGTCACAGGTGGAACCGGAGTCCTGGGCAGGCAGGTGGTGAAAGTCCTGCAAGCCAGAGGGATCACTCCACGGGTGCTCAGCCGTCAGGAAGCATCTTCCAGCCCAACAGCGGTGTTCTTCAAAGGGGATTTGACCACAGGTCATGGCCTCAAAGAAGCTCTGGAGGGGGTGGATGTGGTGGTCCACTGTGCCCACAACCCAGAGCAACCTCAAAAGCACATGCTGGGCACCCAGAATCTTCTGGCAGCCATGCAGCAAGCAAACGTGAAGCATGTGGTCCTGATCAGCATTCTCGGGATTGATCGGCTGTCCCTTTACCCCTATTACCGTGCCAAGCTGCAAGAGGAAAAGATGGTGCAGGCCAGTGGGATTCCCTGCACCATCTTGAGGGCTGCCCAGTTCCATGATTTTCTGGGCTTCCTGATCGAAATGCTGGTGCGCCTTCCAGTGGTCCTGTTGCCCCGTGACCTGCGTTTTCAGCCTGTACAGGTGGAAACAGTGGCTCAGGAACTGGCCCAACTGGCCTTGCAACCTCCTGCTGGACAGCTGAAAGATCTGGCCGGACCAGAGGTGCTCTCTCTGGACAGTCTCGTGCAAAGCTGGATGCTCAGGAAAGGCATCAACAAGCGCATCTACACTTTTCCTTTGCCTCTTCCTTTCATGCAAACCTTCAGGGAGCTCGCAGTCAAAGAAGTCACCCGCAAAGGGGAGACATGGGGACAGTGGCTCTCTGGACAGCAGACCTCCAGCAACGCTTACCAGAAAGCCAGAGGTTGA
- a CDS encoding patatin-like phospholipase family protein — protein MTTTHKPFGLALGGGGARGFAHIGVFNVLDRLEVKPKCIAGTSMGALLGSFYAAGYSASEIRKIAATAPVLRLLKIGIGSGLLNNVAFEAFLKQYLPERFEDLKIPMTITSTDLISGNSVYFRQGSLAQALRCTVAYPGLIDPLWMGDQLLADGGILNEVPVDAVMFMGVRPIIAVDVTFVNGPEYEGETSPPKGHFLKDKRVGLLPAARRSIIVMQSQMTEMRLALYKPDLLIRPSVLPTIDTENFWKLDEAVKLGEEATLLQEPRIRELLGL, from the coding sequence ATGACCACCACCCACAAACCTTTCGGACTGGCCCTTGGAGGAGGCGGAGCCAGAGGATTCGCGCACATCGGGGTGTTCAACGTGCTGGACCGCCTCGAAGTGAAACCCAAATGCATTGCAGGAACCAGCATGGGAGCCCTGCTGGGATCCTTTTATGCTGCAGGGTATTCTGCCTCAGAGATCCGCAAAATCGCAGCCACCGCTCCCGTGCTGCGTTTGCTGAAAATCGGGATTGGCTCGGGACTGCTGAACAATGTTGCCTTTGAAGCTTTTCTGAAACAGTACCTCCCAGAGCGCTTCGAAGACCTCAAAATTCCCATGACCATCACCAGCACAGACCTGATCAGTGGAAATTCTGTGTATTTCAGGCAGGGGTCTCTGGCGCAGGCGTTGCGCTGCACCGTGGCCTACCCCGGCCTGATCGATCCGCTCTGGATGGGCGATCAATTGCTGGCAGATGGGGGCATCCTGAACGAGGTGCCCGTGGACGCGGTGATGTTCATGGGGGTGCGGCCCATCATCGCTGTAGACGTGACCTTCGTGAATGGCCCCGAGTATGAGGGGGAAACCAGCCCTCCCAAAGGGCATTTTCTGAAAGACAAACGGGTGGGTCTGTTGCCTGCAGCAAGACGCAGCATCATCGTGATGCAATCCCAGATGACCGAAATGCGTCTGGCCCTGTACAAACCCGACCTCCTGATCCGCCCAAGTGTGCTGCCCACCATCGACACCGAAAACTTCTGGAAACTGGATGAAGCCGTCAAACTCGGGGAGGAAGCCACCCTCTTGCAAGAACCCCGCATCCGTGAGCTGCTGGGCCTGTGA
- a CDS encoding TetR/AcrR family transcriptional regulator: MTQTNKKVLAAEKSKHLILEAAEVLFSERGFEKTSLQDICDLAGVARGTPGYFFGSKEGLYRAVLDRAFEDSLALVHQLQTMVQSSEVQPRFLLQFAIEQFFDFQIQHPRFVRLTEWETLNGGAHLSTLPSQLEVFREALTLLKAQTDFHGEPEQFIIDLTALCWFPVAHAQTFLKPLGIHMEEEDVRAKRKQHVVQFLLNQYLPERSKP; this comes from the coding sequence ATGACCCAGACCAACAAAAAAGTGCTTGCTGCCGAAAAGAGCAAACATCTGATTCTGGAAGCAGCAGAAGTCCTTTTCTCAGAGCGGGGTTTTGAGAAAACCAGCCTGCAAGACATTTGCGATCTGGCTGGGGTGGCCCGTGGAACCCCCGGTTATTTCTTCGGCTCCAAAGAAGGGCTGTATCGTGCTGTGCTGGACCGTGCTTTTGAAGATTCACTGGCTCTGGTGCACCAACTGCAAACCATGGTCCAGAGTTCTGAGGTTCAGCCCCGCTTTTTGTTGCAATTTGCCATCGAACAGTTCTTTGATTTTCAAATCCAGCATCCCCGTTTTGTGCGCCTCACCGAATGGGAGACCCTGAATGGCGGGGCACACCTCAGCACCCTCCCCAGCCAATTGGAGGTGTTCCGTGAAGCCCTCACCCTCCTGAAAGCCCAGACCGATTTTCACGGAGAACCCGAGCAATTCATCATTGACCTGACGGCCCTGTGCTGGTTTCCAGTGGCACACGCCCAGACGTTCCTCAAACCTCTGGGCATCCACATGGAGGAAGAAGACGTCCGTGCAAAACGCAAACAACATGTGGTTCAGTTCCTGCTGAACCAGTACCTCCCTGAAAGGAGCAAACCATGA
- a CDS encoding DUF4388 domain-containing protein yields MAVTGSFADIPLTEVLATISRRSGKLFIADNDSKQSYELHFMQGMLCAFFIGKEPVKDVSQIRDYLKALSRRGSCTFEFAKTEPTELVNNFLLPIERLGRSMASEDIKEQVERDRERFAHPDTRFILLKPTEFWAHEGLELFFQSALHLLSQPNGVSARELIQKLDLPISMEVAQLYLYQLRSHGAIAPVRAFESETQYVQSQQVVQQVVAKGGKGGIFGAFRNLFSRLFKARTSQ; encoded by the coding sequence ATGGCAGTAACAGGAAGTTTTGCAGACATCCCACTCACCGAAGTCTTGGCCACCATCTCCAGAAGGTCCGGCAAACTCTTCATCGCCGATAACGACTCCAAGCAGAGCTACGAACTGCACTTCATGCAGGGCATGCTTTGTGCCTTCTTCATTGGCAAGGAGCCCGTTAAGGACGTGTCACAGATCCGTGACTACCTCAAAGCCCTCTCCCGTCGTGGCAGCTGCACTTTCGAATTCGCCAAAACAGAACCCACTGAACTGGTGAACAACTTCCTGCTGCCCATCGAGCGTCTGGGCCGTTCCATGGCCTCTGAAGACATCAAAGAACAGGTGGAAAGGGACCGTGAACGCTTCGCTCACCCTGACACCCGCTTCATTCTGCTCAAACCCACAGAGTTCTGGGCACATGAAGGCCTTGAGTTGTTCTTCCAGAGCGCCCTGCACCTGCTGTCCCAGCCCAATGGGGTCAGTGCACGTGAATTGATTCAGAAACTGGACCTCCCCATTTCCATGGAAGTGGCCCAATTGTACCTGTACCAGCTTCGTTCCCACGGAGCCATTGCCCCTGTGCGTGCTTTCGAATCCGAAACCCAGTACGTGCAAAGTCAGCAAGTGGTCCAGCAAGTTGTGGCTAAAGGCGGCAAAGGTGGCATCTTCGGAGCCTTCCGCAACCTCTTCAGCCGTCTGTTCAAGGCGAGGACATCTCAATGA
- a CDS encoding SRPBCC family protein yields the protein MWMIQVSEHTRASAEQVWSLYTNVTGWPKWDSELDACTLSGPFEAGTSGTLTPKGMTAIPFTLLHVDPLKGFSDETHLPGAVLKFQHSIEPTPEGLKITHTIHLTGPNYDRYTPTIGASIAAHLPPALKKLSSLAEAVPV from the coding sequence ATGTGGATGATTCAAGTCAGTGAACACACCCGTGCCAGCGCAGAACAGGTCTGGTCCCTGTACACCAACGTGACAGGATGGCCCAAATGGGACAGCGAACTCGATGCCTGCACCCTTTCAGGACCATTTGAAGCAGGCACCTCTGGCACCCTCACCCCAAAAGGGATGACCGCCATTCCCTTCACCCTTTTGCACGTCGATCCCCTCAAAGGCTTCTCGGATGAAACGCATTTGCCCGGAGCCGTGCTGAAATTCCAGCACAGCATCGAACCCACTCCAGAGGGCCTCAAGATCACGCACACCATTCACCTGACCGGACCGAATTATGACCGGTACACCCCCACCATCGGTGCCAGTATTGCGGCCCACCTGCCTCCAGCCCTCAAAAAACTGTCCTCACTTGCCGAAGCGGTGCCGGTCTGA
- a CDS encoding multidrug effflux MFS transporter, which produces MEIILMVGLLQAISAFTIDIMLPALSTMSQDFGVTETRAQLIVGIYFFGFAAGQLIHGPLSDQYGRKPVLMGALGLYLLTTIGILFTQDFTVLLALRALQGLLGAGMRIVPTALIRDQYSGAEMARIMSFAMMVFLIAPVIAPSIGTVFLQWGWHAIFVFIAALTGILMVWAGLRLRETLPAERRKVQSFANLQKATVQVLKTPQSVAYTLMLTFIFGILYTYLMSAPQLYKDFLNLNNTQFALAFGATGIAQTVGAFLNGALVMRLGLHKLIRYAVWVICGLSLLMVPHALLDQHVIGVWLHLSLVLLFMSITFPNANSAALEPLGNIAGFASSIIGFISSAGAGLLGSLIGQWAAGDFLRIGVGWTVLALISTGILSWLWMNHRPEARVQRA; this is translated from the coding sequence ATGGAAATCATTTTGATGGTTGGCCTCTTGCAAGCCATCAGTGCTTTCACCATCGACATCATGCTGCCCGCCCTGAGCACCATGAGTCAGGATTTCGGAGTGACCGAAACCCGAGCCCAATTGATTGTGGGCATTTACTTTTTTGGCTTTGCAGCAGGTCAACTGATTCACGGCCCCCTCAGCGACCAGTACGGCAGGAAACCCGTTTTGATGGGTGCTCTGGGCCTGTACCTGCTGACCACCATTGGCATCCTGTTCACACAGGATTTCACTGTCTTGCTGGCTCTGCGTGCATTGCAAGGCTTGCTGGGCGCAGGAATGCGGATTGTTCCCACTGCACTGATCCGCGACCAGTACTCTGGTGCCGAAATGGCCCGCATCATGTCCTTTGCCATGATGGTTTTCCTGATTGCCCCTGTGATCGCCCCGAGCATCGGAACGGTGTTCCTGCAATGGGGATGGCACGCCATTTTCGTGTTCATTGCTGCACTGACGGGCATCCTGATGGTCTGGGCTGGCCTCAGGCTGCGCGAAACCCTGCCCGCGGAACGACGCAAAGTCCAGAGCTTTGCCAACCTCCAGAAGGCCACGGTGCAAGTGCTGAAAACCCCCCAGAGCGTGGCCTACACCCTGATGCTGACCTTCATTTTCGGCATCCTGTACACCTACCTGATGAGTGCACCCCAGCTCTACAAAGACTTTCTGAACCTCAACAACACCCAGTTTGCACTGGCTTTTGGGGCCACAGGGATCGCCCAAACGGTGGGGGCCTTCCTGAATGGTGCTCTGGTGATGCGTCTGGGCTTGCACAAACTCATCCGTTATGCAGTGTGGGTCATCTGTGGACTCAGTCTGCTGATGGTGCCCCACGCCCTTCTGGACCAGCACGTGATTGGGGTGTGGCTCCACCTCAGTCTGGTGCTGCTGTTCATGAGCATCACTTTTCCAAATGCCAACAGCGCTGCACTGGAACCTCTGGGCAACATTGCAGGCTTTGCCAGCAGCATCATCGGCTTCATCAGCAGTGCAGGGGCAGGGCTGCTGGGCTCCCTGATTGGCCAGTGGGCAGCAGGAGATTTCCTGCGGATCGGGGTGGGATGGACGGTTCTGGCCCTGATCAGCACCGGAATCCTGAGCTGGCTCTGGATGAACCACCGTCCAGAGGCCAGAGTTCAGCGGGCTTGA
- a CDS encoding DNA-3-methyladenine glycosylase family protein: MSLTAARAHLLHDPHLAPLLEKYTFPASFKGPFDAFSGLCSIVIGQQVSVRSAVAVENRVLNHLSGFTPEKLLDAPEDTLGKLGLTRNKIKTLKGLSSRVLAGLDLDLLRHEPDHKVREVLLEMWGIGNWSTDMFLMFCLGHEDVFPWGDVALRRGFYKVLGQDALPEVSEKWHPFRSYAAWLLWQESETDLSIQPLFWVHV, from the coding sequence ATGTCCCTCACTGCTGCCAGAGCCCACCTCCTCCACGATCCGCACCTTGCACCTTTGCTGGAAAAATACACCTTTCCGGCCTCCTTCAAAGGACCGTTTGACGCTTTCTCGGGCCTTTGCAGCATTGTGATCGGGCAGCAGGTGAGTGTGCGTTCTGCTGTGGCTGTGGAGAACCGTGTGCTGAACCATCTAAGTGGTTTCACCCCTGAAAAGCTGTTGGATGCACCAGAGGACACCCTCGGCAAACTGGGCCTGACCCGCAACAAAATCAAAACCCTCAAAGGCCTGTCTTCAAGGGTTTTGGCAGGTCTGGATCTGGACCTCTTGCGGCACGAACCAGACCACAAAGTGCGCGAGGTTTTGCTGGAAATGTGGGGCATCGGGAACTGGTCCACCGACATGTTCTTGATGTTCTGCCTCGGGCATGAGGATGTGTTCCCATGGGGAGATGTGGCCCTCAGGCGCGGTTTTTACAAAGTCCTTGGTCAGGATGCCCTTCCAGAGGTTTCTGAGAAGTGGCATCCCTTCCGTTCTTATGCTGCATGGCTGCTCTGGCAGGAATCGGAGACCGATCTTTCCATCCAGCCTCTGTTCTGGGTGCATGTTTGA
- the alaS gene encoding alanine--tRNA ligase produces the protein MTTKLSTNEIRQRYLSFFESKGHLRLPSHSTVAPDPTTLFTVAGMQPFKPQFLGGAATFPGVEGEHRRITTAQKCVRLGDIENVGRTRRHLSLFEMLGNFSFGDYFKKEAIEWAWELLTSEQWFALDKTKLYITIYKDDDEAFQYWTALGVDPSHIHRFDADENFWPADAPAKGPNGPCGPCSEIYYDRGPEFGEDSWEDYATTRESARFLEIWNLVFPEFDRQDGGVLDPLPFKNIDTGMGLERMASILQDVFDFYSTDTFRPIIDKVTELSGKVYEGEKSVSHRVISEHLRSVTMVLADGTLPSNTGRGYVVRKVLRRAIRHAYLLGFREPVLYTLVPLVVQAMGDAYPELKQEESRIQSVMKTEEVSFLKTLADGIKRLDGLLSDLAEGAVLNGQDAFTLYDTYGFPLDLTIEIAEERGLAVDQEGFKAAYKEQQDRAREAGKLGKQELFGVVAEVLDDVAREHGATEFVGYDATECHARVLAVIVEHQAQKIITVGQTAQVILSTTPFYAEGGGQIGDSGMLEWTGGWGMVTTTQKTPQGIFLHTLEVKEGSLEDGAEVRAVVGPKRKATERHHTATHLLQAAMRTVLGSTVRQAGSLVTPERLRFDYTHNEALNSDQIREIEVLVNRWIQSDFAVNYAYMGIEEARATGAMALFGEKYGDVVRVVSVEGGVVRDITNETVSSKELCGGTHVGRTGEIGTFVIVSDENLAAGVRRIEALCGEVANQYIRQQFDVLSRAAGLLNTGTSALPERVQQVQAQIKDLNHTIDNLKRDLARAQVSGGAGQNVQELGGFKVASLKVVGLESGALRGAADSLMEASQADVVVVASDAGLVVKASKDAVTRGANAGKIIGVLAQAAGGRGGGRPDMAQAGIKDADAALAALEQAF, from the coding sequence ATGACCACCAAGCTGAGCACGAACGAAATCCGCCAGAGATACCTCTCGTTTTTTGAGAGCAAAGGCCACTTGCGCCTGCCTTCACATTCCACGGTGGCCCCTGATCCCACCACCCTGTTCACTGTCGCTGGAATGCAGCCTTTCAAACCCCAATTCCTTGGAGGGGCCGCGACCTTCCCCGGCGTGGAGGGAGAGCACCGCAGAATCACCACCGCTCAAAAGTGCGTGCGTCTGGGCGACATCGAGAATGTGGGCCGCACCCGTCGCCACCTGAGCCTCTTTGAGATGCTCGGGAACTTCAGCTTTGGGGATTACTTCAAGAAAGAAGCCATCGAGTGGGCCTGGGAACTGCTGACCAGCGAACAGTGGTTTGCACTGGACAAAACCAAGCTCTACATCACCATCTACAAAGACGATGACGAAGCTTTCCAGTACTGGACCGCTCTGGGCGTGGACCCGAGCCACATCCACCGTTTCGATGCCGACGAGAACTTCTGGCCTGCCGATGCACCCGCCAAAGGCCCCAACGGTCCTTGCGGTCCCTGCTCGGAAATCTATTACGACCGTGGCCCAGAGTTCGGCGAGGACAGCTGGGAAGATTACGCCACCACCCGTGAAAGCGCCCGCTTTCTGGAAATCTGGAACCTCGTGTTCCCCGAGTTTGACCGTCAGGATGGCGGCGTTTTGGATCCCCTGCCGTTCAAAAACATCGACACTGGCATGGGTCTGGAGCGCATGGCCAGCATCCTGCAAGATGTCTTTGATTTCTACAGCACCGACACCTTCCGCCCGATCATCGACAAGGTCACGGAACTCTCGGGCAAGGTTTACGAAGGCGAGAAGTCCGTTTCCCACCGTGTGATTTCCGAGCACCTGCGCAGCGTCACCATGGTGCTGGCAGACGGAACCCTCCCGAGCAACACCGGACGGGGCTACGTGGTGCGCAAAGTGCTGCGCCGTGCCATCCGCCATGCTTACCTGTTGGGCTTCCGCGAGCCTGTGCTGTACACCCTGGTGCCTCTGGTGGTGCAGGCCATGGGCGATGCCTACCCTGAACTCAAGCAGGAAGAATCCCGCATCCAGAGCGTCATGAAGACCGAAGAGGTCAGCTTCTTGAAGACCCTTGCAGATGGCATCAAGCGACTGGACGGTTTGCTTTCTGACCTCGCTGAAGGTGCTGTGCTCAATGGTCAAGATGCGTTCACCCTCTATGACACTTATGGTTTCCCCCTCGACCTGACCATTGAAATTGCTGAAGAGCGGGGTCTGGCTGTGGATCAGGAGGGCTTCAAAGCCGCTTACAAAGAACAACAGGACCGCGCCCGTGAAGCCGGAAAACTGGGCAAGCAGGAACTGTTCGGTGTGGTCGCTGAGGTCCTTGACGATGTGGCCCGTGAGCATGGAGCCACCGAATTCGTGGGTTACGATGCCACCGAATGCCATGCCCGTGTGCTGGCTGTGATTGTGGAGCATCAGGCCCAGAAAATCATCACGGTGGGACAGACCGCTCAGGTGATCCTGAGCACCACCCCTTTCTATGCAGAGGGGGGCGGTCAAATTGGGGACAGCGGCATGCTGGAATGGACCGGAGGCTGGGGCATGGTCACCACCACCCAGAAAACCCCTCAGGGCATCTTCCTGCACACTTTAGAGGTCAAAGAAGGGTCTCTGGAGGATGGGGCAGAGGTGCGTGCTGTGGTCGGTCCCAAACGCAAGGCCACCGAGCGCCATCACACTGCCACCCACCTGCTGCAAGCCGCCATGCGGACCGTTCTGGGAAGCACCGTGCGTCAGGCCGGAAGCCTTGTGACCCCCGAGCGCCTGCGTTTCGACTACACGCACAACGAAGCCCTGAACAGCGACCAGATCCGCGAAATCGAAGTGCTGGTCAACCGCTGGATCCAGTCGGACTTTGCTGTGAATTACGCCTACATGGGCATTGAAGAGGCCCGTGCCACCGGAGCCATGGCCCTCTTCGGCGAGAAGTACGGCGATGTGGTGCGCGTGGTCAGCGTGGAAGGCGGAGTCGTTCGTGACATCACCAACGAAACGGTGTCCAGCAAAGAGCTCTGCGGTGGCACCCACGTTGGACGCACCGGCGAAATTGGCACTTTTGTGATCGTCTCAGATGAAAATCTTGCTGCTGGTGTGCGCCGCATTGAAGCCCTTTGTGGTGAAGTCGCCAACCAGTACATCCGTCAGCAATTTGATGTGCTGTCCCGTGCTGCTGGCTTGCTGAACACCGGAACCTCTGCTCTGCCAGAGCGCGTCCAGCAGGTGCAAGCCCAGATCAAAGACCTGAACCACACCATCGACAACCTGAAAAGGGATCTGGCCCGTGCACAGGTCTCTGGAGGAGCAGGCCAGAACGTGCAGGAACTGGGCGGTTTCAAAGTGGCCAGCCTGAAAGTGGTGGGCTTGGAGTCCGGTGCTTTGCGTGGTGCTGCCGATTCCCTGATGGAAGCCTCTCAGGCCGATGTGGTGGTGGTGGCTTCGGATGCTGGTCTGGTGGTCAAGGCCAGCAAAGATGCTGTAACCAGAGGAGCCAACGCAGGCAAAATCATCGGGGTGCTGGCACAGGCTGCTGGTGGCCGTGGTGGTGGCCGTCCTGACATGGCTCAGGCTGGCATCAAGGATGCCGATGCTGCCCTTGCTGCTCTGGAACAGGCTTTCTGA
- a CDS encoding MarR family winged helix-turn-helix transcriptional regulator — protein MLEDFPTEFDTPQDNPGFLLWTVTSRWQRQVRQVLDPLNLTHAQFVLLASLGWLCTREDHITQIRLADHAQMDPMTTSQVLRTLEQKGWITRLPHPRDTRAKVLQVTPEGHAMIEQSIPLVEAVDRAFFADLAPQAVALFKTLDSRSSD, from the coding sequence ATGCTTGAGGATTTTCCCACCGAATTTGACACCCCACAGGACAACCCGGGGTTTTTGCTCTGGACCGTCACCAGCAGATGGCAACGGCAGGTCCGGCAGGTGCTGGACCCCCTGAATTTGACCCATGCCCAGTTTGTGCTGCTGGCCAGTCTGGGCTGGCTTTGCACCCGAGAAGACCACATCACCCAGATCCGGCTTGCGGACCACGCCCAGATGGACCCCATGACCACCTCTCAGGTGCTCAGGACCCTGGAGCAAAAAGGCTGGATCACCCGGCTTCCCCATCCCAGAGACACCCGTGCCAAAGTCTTGCAGGTGACCCCGGAAGGCCATGCCATGATCGAGCAAAGCATCCCTCTGGTGGAAGCCGTGGACCGTGCTTTTTTTGCAGATCTGGCCCCACAAGCCGTTGCCCTGTTCAAGACGCTCGACAGCCGTTCTTCTGATTGA
- a CDS encoding DUF4345 family protein — protein MQRSLNEKISLWYLALNFLIPGVWALFHPQGFYQNFPLPGHAWVASDGPYNEHLLRDFGGLQLGLAVLVLFCLFRPQEVGVRVTAVVLLCFGVPHLIYHIGHVEAFGQPLDMVAAILLLALQVMVPLLLLVHAQPSNKPDKQA, from the coding sequence ATGCAGCGTTCCCTCAATGAGAAAATCAGCCTCTGGTATCTGGCCCTCAACTTTCTGATTCCTGGCGTGTGGGCCTTGTTCCATCCACAGGGGTTTTATCAGAACTTCCCGTTGCCCGGTCATGCATGGGTCGCCTCGGATGGTCCCTACAACGAACACCTGCTTCGGGACTTTGGAGGGCTGCAACTGGGTCTGGCGGTGCTGGTGCTCTTTTGCCTGTTTCGCCCTCAAGAGGTGGGTGTGCGCGTGACTGCGGTGGTGCTGTTGTGCTTCGGGGTGCCCCACCTGATTTACCACATCGGCCATGTGGAGGCATTTGGGCAACCTCTGGACATGGTTGCAGCGATTCTGTTGCTGGCCTTGCAGGTGATGGTTCCGTTGCTCTTGCTGGTGCATGCCCAACCCTCAAACAAGCCTGACAAACAAGCCTGA